Proteins co-encoded in one Selenihalanaerobacter shriftii genomic window:
- a CDS encoding DUF1850 domain-containing protein — protein sequence MRNNNLFVIILIIISIVGSLFLFNSEWLVIQEAESDKVIWQQPVEGNIEFAIKYLHSVERTPVWEYFVVKDNKLYLTGTRYESYGAGLPFLKQHTYVVGDGKFEIKNIDKKLDSIPLRVSDYALHKFIIDKEEYKLYKMTEPQNLVIIKVKNQNLLALLKNKLVNWL from the coding sequence ATGAGAAATAATAATTTATTTGTGATTATTTTAATTATAATTTCAATAGTTGGTAGTCTTTTTCTCTTTAATTCAGAATGGTTAGTAATTCAAGAAGCTGAAAGCGATAAAGTGATTTGGCAACAGCCGGTTGAAGGTAATATAGAGTTTGCTATTAAGTATTTACATTCAGTAGAACGAACGCCAGTTTGGGAGTATTTTGTGGTTAAAGATAATAAATTATATTTAACTGGAACTCGATATGAATCTTATGGTGCAGGTTTACCTTTTTTGAAACAACATACTTATGTTGTAGGAGATGGTAAGTTTGAAATAAAGAATATTGATAAAAAATTAGATTCAATTCCTTTAAGAGTCAGTGATTATGCACTTCATAAATTTATAATTGATAAAGAAGAGTATAAATTATATAAGATGACAGAACCACAGAATTTAGTAATAATAAAGGTTAAAAATCAAAATCTACTAGCATTGTTAAAGAATAAATTAGTTAATTGGTTGTAA
- a CDS encoding ATP-binding protein, protein MAKRKIIRINENKCNGCGNCVTGCHEGALQIIDGKAKLVNESFCDGFGDCIGECPTGALVIEEREAEEFDLQATAEHVKDLRGEEAVEEMLAAQEVHDDNENDTKPHSHSGGCPGSRMRVMKTENNTTNKNVKIDSELEQWPVQIHLLSPNAPYFENADLLVTADCVPTAYANYHQDLLKGKAVALGCPKLDDANAYIEKFTQIIANNNLNSITIARMEVPCCGGLVHIVEEAIKAAQVDLNVEIITVGIDGELK, encoded by the coding sequence ATGGCAAAAAGAAAAATTATTAGAATCAACGAAAATAAATGTAATGGTTGTGGAAATTGTGTAACTGGATGCCACGAAGGTGCTCTACAAATTATAGATGGAAAAGCTAAGTTAGTAAACGAATCATTCTGTGATGGTTTTGGAGATTGTATTGGAGAATGTCCAACTGGAGCATTAGTAATTGAGGAAAGAGAAGCAGAAGAATTTGATCTACAAGCAACCGCAGAACATGTTAAAGATTTAAGAGGAGAAGAAGCAGTTGAAGAAATGTTAGCTGCTCAAGAAGTCCATGATGATAATGAAAATGATACTAAGCCACATTCTCATTCTGGAGGATGTCCAGGCAGTAGAATGCGAGTCATGAAAACAGAAAATAATACAACTAATAAAAATGTAAAGATTGATTCAGAATTAGAACAATGGCCGGTACAAATTCATTTACTTTCACCAAATGCACCTTATTTTGAAAATGCTGATCTTTTAGTTACAGCTGACTGTGTACCGACTGCTTATGCAAATTATCATCAAGATTTACTAAAAGGTAAAGCAGTAGCTCTTGGTTGTCCTAAATTAGATGATGCTAATGCTTATATAGAAAAATTTACACAAATTATTGCCAATAATAATTTAAATAGTATTACTATCGCTCGTATGGAAGTACCTTGCTGCGGCGGTTTAGTTCATATCGTAGAGGAAGCTATTAAAGCAGCTCAAGTTGATTTAAATGTTGAAATAATCACTGTAGGTATTGATGGAGAATTAAAATAA
- a CDS encoding glycoside hydrolase family 108 protein: protein MSEKCRKLFEKAFEKILEYEGDYSNDEDDHGGKTKYGITEELARNVGYTGSIKELTLEKAKDIYYNNFWIKYNYNEIGDDRVAIECFEQAVNMGPDTAIKNLQKAYNLLSNNEIVVDGIVGPQTLNAVNNNCEHKDALLKLLNIFQAEKYIGIVKNDESQKKFIRGWLKRVEI, encoded by the coding sequence ATGAGTGAAAAGTGTAGAAAACTATTTGAAAAAGCATTTGAGAAAATTTTAGAATATGAAGGAGATTATAGTAATGATGAAGATGACCATGGAGGTAAGACTAAATATGGAATTACTGAAGAGTTAGCACGAAATGTAGGTTATACCGGAAGTATAAAGGAACTAACCTTAGAAAAAGCCAAAGATATATATTATAATAACTTTTGGATTAAGTATAACTATAATGAAATAGGAGATGACAGGGTTGCCATTGAATGTTTTGAACAAGCAGTGAATATGGGACCAGATACAGCCATTAAAAATTTACAGAAGGCTTATAATTTACTTTCTAATAATGAAATAGTAGTAGATGGAATTGTAGGTCCTCAGACTCTTAATGCAGTAAATAATAATTGTGAGCATAAAGATGCATTATTAAAATTGCTTAATATATTTCAGGCTGAAAAGTATATTGGAATAGTAAAGAATGATGAATCTCAAAAGAAGTTTATCAGAGGCTGGCTTAAGCGGGTAGAGATTTAG
- a CDS encoding DUF1540 domain-containing protein has protein sequence MAEIECHVINCVYQQEDQCGLDKIEVYCDDNSPYTTQAAGTKCRSFRRE, from the coding sequence ATGGCAGAAATTGAATGTCATGTAATTAATTGTGTCTATCAACAAGAAGATCAATGTGGTTTAGATAAGATTGAAGTGTACTGTGATGATAATAGTCCTTATACTACTCAGGCTGCAGGAACTAAGTGTCGTAGTTTTAGAAGAGAATAG
- a CDS encoding FmdB family zinc ribbon protein, translated as MPFYDFKCNNCGEKFTTRTSYSNIKEVACSKCDSNDVKRQFSAFSVGGNSASSNSGNGCSSGGG; from the coding sequence ATGCCTTTTTATGATTTTAAATGTAATAATTGTGGAGAAAAGTTCACTACAAGGACTTCTTACAGTAATATTAAAGAAGTAGCTTGTTCAAAATGTGACTCTAATGATGTTAAACGACAGTTCTCTGCATTTAGTGTTGGAGGCAATTCAGCTAGCAGTAATTCTGGTAATGGTTGTAGTTCTGGTGGAGGCTGA
- a CDS encoding TAXI family TRAP transporter solute-binding subunit codes for MKHIRNKLTISMVLLVIVGLVAVGCSSGNKEMTESQKEFLSIATGGTSGTYYPIGGAIAKIINEKVTDVSASAQSTGASVTNTRLIGKKQVELAILQNDIASYAVNGKNKFEGKPVKNMLGIATLYPEIIQVVVRDEANINDIKDLKGKRVAVGAPGSGVEANAKQILNTFDITYDDIDEDFLSFAEAAGRLKNRQVDVVFLTAGVPTAAVMDVAATQNIDLLNFTDKQIKKLNSKYSYLTKVEVPANTYNGQDEQVQTIALKATLVAQKGLSKDLVYDITKAIFENRDILIAAHKRAEDIKVKNAENGMTIPLHLGAKQYFEEVK; via the coding sequence ATGAAACATATTAGGAACAAATTAACAATTTCTATGGTCTTATTAGTCATTGTCGGGTTAGTTGCTGTTGGTTGTTCTTCTGGTAATAAGGAAATGACTGAGAGTCAAAAAGAATTTTTATCTATTGCTACAGGAGGAACATCAGGTACTTATTATCCAATAGGTGGAGCTATAGCTAAAATTATTAATGAAAAAGTTACTGATGTAAGTGCGTCAGCTCAATCAACGGGAGCTTCAGTAACTAATACGCGATTAATTGGTAAAAAGCAGGTAGAGTTAGCGATTCTACAGAATGACATTGCTAGTTATGCTGTTAATGGCAAGAATAAGTTTGAAGGTAAGCCGGTTAAGAATATGTTAGGAATTGCTACCTTATATCCAGAAATCATACAAGTGGTAGTTAGGGATGAAGCAAATATCAATGATATTAAGGATTTAAAAGGAAAGAGAGTGGCAGTTGGAGCACCAGGAAGTGGAGTAGAAGCAAATGCTAAGCAGATTTTAAATACTTTTGATATTACTTATGATGACATAGATGAAGATTTTCTTTCTTTTGCTGAGGCTGCAGGGAGATTAAAGAATCGTCAGGTAGATGTTGTCTTCTTAACGGCAGGAGTACCTACGGCAGCAGTAATGGATGTTGCTGCTACTCAGAATATTGATTTATTAAACTTTACTGATAAGCAGATTAAAAAATTAAATTCTAAGTATTCTTATTTAACCAAGGTTGAAGTTCCAGCTAATACTTATAATGGTCAAGACGAGCAAGTGCAGACTATTGCTTTAAAAGCTACATTAGTAGCTCAGAAAGGCTTATCTAAAGATTTAGTTTATGATATTACTAAAGCTATTTTTGAGAATCGAGATATATTAATTGCAGCTCATAAACGAGCTGAAGATATTAAAGTCAAAAATGCAGAAAATGGAATGACAATTCCACTTCATCTAGGAGCTAAGCAATATTTTGAAGAAGTAAAATAG
- a CDS encoding YetF domain-containing protein, producing MIKEIITMFWRTVFIYVFTLLSVRMMGKREIGELTPFDLVVSLMIAELGVILIEDHQAPLIHAIVPILSLSGFQILISFFSLKSEKMRKILNGSPSILIKNGEIVENEMKNSRYTIHDLMAQLRENGIFNIADVEFAILETSGSLTVIPKSQKRGVTPEDLGIETEYEGIPSILINDGKINHTNLEKVELNEDWLKDELKKERINHIKNVLLMTLDTNGQIYISTKNAEELSKRIMDSMPDAFH from the coding sequence ATGATTAAAGAAATTATTACTATGTTTTGGCGAACAGTCTTTATTTATGTTTTTACGCTATTATCTGTTAGGATGATGGGAAAAAGAGAGATAGGAGAATTGACTCCTTTTGATTTAGTAGTTTCCTTAATGATAGCAGAATTAGGTGTTATTTTAATTGAGGATCATCAAGCACCACTTATTCATGCTATTGTACCTATATTATCTTTAAGTGGATTTCAGATTTTGATATCATTTTTTTCATTAAAAAGTGAGAAGATGAGGAAAATATTGAATGGTAGTCCCAGTATTTTAATTAAAAATGGAGAAATAGTAGAAAATGAGATGAAGAATTCACGATATACTATCCATGATCTGATGGCACAGTTACGAGAAAATGGTATTTTTAATATTGCTGATGTTGAGTTTGCTATCTTAGAAACATCTGGTTCTTTGACTGTAATTCCTAAATCTCAAAAAAGAGGTGTTACACCTGAGGACTTAGGAATAGAAACAGAATATGAAGGAATACCTTCTATACTAATAAATGATGGCAAGATTAATCATACTAATTTAGAAAAAGTGGAATTAAATGAGGACTGGTTAAAGGATGAATTAAAGAAAGAAAGGATTAATCATATTAAGAATGTTTTACTGATGACTTTAGATACTAACGGTCAAATATATATTAGTACTAAGAATGCTGAAGAATTAAGCAAGAGAATTATGGATTCAATGCCTGATGCTTTCCATTAA
- a CDS encoding ferredoxin-thioredoxin reductase catalytic domain-containing protein, which produces MEDVNKDEVKKARKFVEGYAKKNGYKLNPNEEVLNTVIEGLARNKVEHGYQYCPCRLLTGDKEVDKDKICPCKWHKEEIEEDGQCHCQLFFKNK; this is translated from the coding sequence ATGGAAGACGTAAATAAAGATGAGGTAAAAAAAGCAAGAAAGTTTGTAGAAGGATATGCTAAAAAAAATGGATATAAATTGAATCCTAATGAGGAAGTACTTAATACTGTAATTGAAGGCTTGGCTAGAAATAAAGTAGAACATGGATATCAATATTGCCCTTGTAGACTGCTTACTGGTGATAAGGAAGTAGATAAAGATAAAATTTGTCCGTGCAAGTGGCATAAAGAAGAGATAGAAGAAGATGGACAGTGTCATTGTCAATTGTTCTTCAAAAATAAGTAA
- a CDS encoding TRAP transporter permease: MVKVDNERQDTSDLLNEFDTTSNFRNYTDIMAVIITIIAVGMSLFHLYTAGFGVLLALKQRAVHLGFILVLIFLLYPAKKKWMDNKKILIMDYILAILGAVVSGYILVNYMELVRRAGIYTNLDEIIAGIAIILVLEATRRVIGWELPIISSIFLIYAYFGPQMPGMLAHRGFSLSRITTYMFFTTEGIFGIPLGVSATYVFLFLLLGAFAKRTGLGELFIDLAIALTGRTTGGPAKAAVVSSGLMGSISGSSVANTVTTGSFTIPLMQNVGYKPRFAAAVEASASTGGQIMPPIMGAAAFIMSEFIGVPYMTIAKAAILPSILYYLSVGLMVHFEAKKLGLSGMSKDRIPKVMEILKTRGQMLIPLAAIFYYLFQGYTPLRAAFVGIVLAFILSFLRKDTRISVKDLIETLEEGARGALGVAAACACVGFIVGVTTLTGLGLKFTSITVALANGNLFLALLFTMVACTILGTGLPTTATYIVLAAMAAPALVKLGVPILAAHLFVLYFGVVADLTPPAALAAYAGAGISGSNPLKTGITAVKLAIAGFVVPFVFAYSPELLLIDTNWQEIITMSGSALLGVLALAGGVLGYLKLETNLVERGLLLISALALLMPGLSSDLIGLIILILVWFFQNKRVKDSTKEKISL, from the coding sequence ATGGTTAAAGTAGATAATGAAAGACAAGATACTTCAGATTTATTAAATGAATTTGATACTACTAGTAATTTTAGAAATTATACAGATATTATGGCTGTTATTATTACTATTATTGCTGTTGGGATGTCCTTATTTCATCTTTATACTGCAGGTTTTGGAGTCTTATTAGCCTTAAAGCAGAGAGCGGTACATTTAGGATTCATTTTAGTATTAATCTTTTTGCTATATCCAGCTAAGAAAAAATGGATGGATAATAAAAAAATATTAATTATGGATTATATTTTAGCAATTTTAGGTGCAGTAGTTAGTGGTTATATTTTAGTTAATTATATGGAGCTAGTTAGAAGAGCGGGGATTTATACTAATTTGGATGAGATTATTGCTGGAATTGCTATTATATTAGTATTAGAAGCAACTCGTCGGGTAATAGGTTGGGAGTTACCTATTATTTCTTCAATTTTTTTAATTTATGCTTATTTTGGACCACAAATGCCAGGAATGTTAGCTCATAGAGGTTTTTCTCTTTCACGGATTACTACCTATATGTTCTTTACTACGGAGGGTATTTTTGGAATCCCGCTTGGTGTTTCAGCAACTTATGTTTTTTTATTTTTGTTATTAGGAGCTTTTGCTAAACGAACTGGTTTAGGAGAGCTTTTTATTGATTTAGCAATAGCTTTGACTGGTAGAACTACTGGTGGACCAGCAAAGGCTGCTGTAGTGTCTAGTGGATTGATGGGTTCTATTTCAGGAAGCTCAGTAGCAAATACAGTAACTACTGGTTCATTCACTATTCCGTTAATGCAAAATGTTGGGTACAAACCACGTTTTGCTGCGGCTGTAGAGGCATCTGCTTCCACAGGTGGTCAGATTATGCCGCCGATTATGGGTGCTGCTGCATTTATCATGTCCGAATTTATTGGTGTTCCATATATGACTATTGCTAAGGCAGCAATCCTACCATCTATTTTATATTATTTATCTGTGGGACTAATGGTTCATTTTGAAGCGAAAAAATTAGGTTTAAGTGGTATGAGTAAAGATAGAATTCCTAAAGTGATGGAGATTCTGAAAACAAGAGGACAGATGTTAATTCCTTTAGCTGCTATTTTTTACTATCTCTTTCAAGGTTATACACCGCTTAGAGCAGCTTTTGTGGGTATAGTTTTAGCTTTTATATTAAGCTTCTTACGTAAAGATACAAGAATTAGCGTGAAAGATTTAATTGAAACTTTGGAGGAAGGAGCCCGTGGTGCTTTAGGGGTGGCAGCTGCTTGTGCTTGTGTTGGTTTTATTGTTGGGGTTACAACTTTGACCGGTTTAGGTTTAAAGTTCACGTCGATTACTGTTGCTTTAGCTAATGGCAATCTCTTTTTAGCATTATTATTTACTATGGTAGCTTGTACTATTTTAGGAACAGGATTACCAACAACGGCAACTTATATAGTTTTAGCGGCTATGGCAGCTCCAGCTTTGGTCAAATTAGGCGTACCGATTTTAGCGGCACATTTATTTGTTTTATACTTTGGAGTAGTAGCTGATTTAACTCCACCGGCAGCATTAGCTGCTTATGCAGGAGCAGGAATTTCTGGTTCTAATCCTTTAAAGACCGGGATTACAGCGGTTAAGTTAGCAATTGCTGGATTTGTAGTACCTTTTGTTTTTGCTTATTCACCAGAACTTCTATTGATAGATACTAATTGGCAAGAGATTATTACTATGTCAGGTAGTGCTTTGTTAGGTGTTTTAGCTTTAGCAGGAGGGGTTTTAGGGTATTTAAAATTAGAGACTAATTTAGTAGAGAGAGGCTTACTATTGATTAGTGCTTTAGCTTTGTTAATGCCGGGATTATCTAGTGATTTGATAGGATTAATTATTTTAATTTTAGTCTGGTTTTTCCAGAATAAACGAGTAAAAGATTCAACTAAAGAGAAAATTTCACTATAG
- a CDS encoding helix-turn-helix domain-containing protein: MNQFLSNLTTEEINSFYHELNIGKRIKLIRQKLNSLNEKDYSLTAMADKIDVHASTLSRFESQNTNLKLTSFIELTHYLDCSLDLALKGRVIYQNSKFSHETIKKLKSLADYNQRIKYLKDKFDSNDTQLNNLQITPSTFNKIINKKVTPKIRTIILIADLFEINIDLLIKGYFPNNHLQPLTDYKDNLNKLIDIFPTQISVLKGMLLKYNYQEEIKNKFINIIDHLIEILTELPHQLRLKELLIHDFQTKLNKIEKIYKPINSIINSLDKIVKVFSTSIDFNNNTITLLSQVENKLHELKLTVDGLNFHQKNKPTGSQKSLTIFTTIAKPLTKISKQLTKLESIITSKKKRTTQESSLDLCKDKNEFNLNSQAKNEINTKEQYPNFSPNSNEANAITQNINKHKLKTNFHSINLKSKYNPDLNHIYKELINQLHKFKSDLHEYSTNLQTSTKIKKSHEYWQLYDLLQLELEIFWNKELILKNVPPDINKELKFLILKLTNFINPLSRLLKILNGEITHQEYYTNYLLKILQEELSNLSITPDLVAPDLLNQIEKKTREFINII, encoded by the coding sequence ATGAATCAATTTTTATCTAATCTTACAACTGAAGAGATTAATAGTTTTTATCATGAATTAAATATAGGAAAGAGGATTAAATTAATTAGGCAAAAATTAAATTCCTTAAACGAAAAAGATTATTCTCTAACCGCTATGGCTGATAAAATTGATGTTCATGCTTCTACCCTTTCACGATTTGAAAGTCAAAATACTAATTTAAAATTAACATCATTTATAGAATTAACTCACTATCTTGATTGTAGTTTAGATTTAGCATTAAAAGGAAGAGTAATCTATCAAAATTCTAAATTTTCACATGAAACCATAAAAAAATTAAAAAGTTTAGCTGATTATAATCAAAGAATTAAATATCTTAAAGACAAGTTTGATTCTAATGACACTCAATTAAATAATCTTCAGATTACTCCTTCAACCTTCAATAAAATTATAAATAAAAAAGTTACTCCTAAAATTAGAACTATAATTTTAATAGCAGATTTATTTGAAATTAATATTGACCTACTTATCAAAGGATATTTTCCTAATAATCACCTGCAACCTTTAACAGATTATAAAGATAACTTAAATAAACTAATAGATATCTTTCCAACCCAAATAAGTGTCTTAAAAGGAATGCTATTAAAATATAATTATCAAGAAGAAATAAAGAATAAATTTATTAATATTATAGACCATTTAATTGAGATTTTAACAGAGCTCCCTCATCAACTTAGATTAAAAGAGTTATTGATTCATGATTTCCAAACAAAATTAAATAAAATAGAAAAAATCTACAAACCAATAAACTCCATTATTAATTCTTTAGATAAAATTGTTAAAGTCTTTTCAACATCTATAGATTTTAATAATAATACCATAACCCTCTTATCACAAGTGGAGAATAAATTACATGAATTAAAGTTAACTGTAGATGGTCTAAACTTTCATCAAAAAAACAAACCAACAGGCTCACAAAAATCCTTGACTATCTTTACTACTATTGCTAAACCACTAACTAAGATCTCAAAACAATTAACTAAATTAGAATCCATTATAACTTCAAAGAAAAAAAGGACAACCCAAGAATCATCTTTAGATTTATGCAAAGATAAAAATGAATTTAATCTGAACTCACAAGCTAAAAATGAAATTAATACTAAAGAACAATATCCTAATTTTTCTCCAAATTCTAACGAAGCTAATGCTATTACCCAAAATATAAATAAACATAAACTTAAAACAAATTTCCATTCTATTAATTTAAAATCTAAATATAATCCTGACCTAAATCATATATATAAGGAACTAATTAATCAATTACATAAATTCAAAAGTGATTTACATGAATATTCAACTAATTTGCAAACCTCAACTAAAATAAAAAAATCTCATGAATATTGGCAATTATATGATTTACTTCAATTAGAATTAGAAATCTTTTGGAATAAAGAACTCATCTTAAAAAATGTACCACCTGATATAAATAAAGAATTAAAATTTTTAATTTTAAAATTAACTAATTTTATCAATCCATTAAGTAGATTATTAAAAATTTTAAATGGTGAAATTACTCATCAAGAATACTATACTAACTATTTACTTAAAATTTTACAAGAAGAATTATCCAACTTATCCATTACACCAGATTTAGTGGCTCCTGACCTACTAAATCAAATAGAAAAGAAGACTAGAGAATTTATTAATATAATCTAA
- a CDS encoding Mur ligase family protein, whose product MKICDYNISGVTCDSREVKPGYAFVAIEGFKDDGNKYIENAIERGAKVIYTEQDIKDTNVPVVKVANARETLARLAHEFYDMPSNKLNLIGVTGTNGKTTTTHLIESLFANNDFETGLLGTVKTKIGDRIEEAKLTTPDAVMIHKYLREMVDRNVNIASMEVSSHGIKLNRIDGLDFDIVVHTNVTRDHLDLHNDFEDYLLTKKRLFQQCSEEKFALINIDDEYSEDIRREIPPYVITYGFSQESDVRAINLKYDNTGSHFTVVVQQELTTISGNKIQPQRFKIRLGLLGKHNVYNGLATIIIGLLYDLDIENIQEGLSKFKPFFRRLEVIYNKEFTVIDDCAHNPGNYQAVFNTIKDLDYNNLYIINSIRGNRGLTVNKENAEIISKHIPGLNVTELYITSCEKLVNQYDIVSSQERDLFISTLQNNNIDLRYFNRLKPCLYETVNKVDNGDLIVLLGAHAMDTASEITLNMISQID is encoded by the coding sequence ATGAAGATCTGTGATTATAATATTTCGGGAGTTACTTGTGACTCACGAGAAGTTAAGCCAGGATATGCATTTGTAGCAATAGAAGGATTTAAGGATGACGGGAATAAATATATAGAGAATGCTATTGAACGTGGAGCAAAAGTGATTTATACAGAACAAGATATTAAAGATACTAATGTACCAGTAGTTAAAGTTGCTAATGCCCGGGAGACTTTAGCACGTTTAGCTCATGAATTTTATGATATGCCTTCAAATAAATTAAATTTAATCGGGGTAACTGGAACTAATGGTAAGACGACGACTACTCATTTAATTGAATCGTTATTTGCTAATAATGATTTTGAAACAGGATTATTAGGAACTGTTAAAACTAAAATTGGAGATAGAATTGAAGAAGCAAAATTAACCACCCCAGATGCAGTTATGATTCATAAGTATTTACGAGAAATGGTAGATAGAAATGTAAATATTGCTTCTATGGAAGTTTCTTCACATGGAATAAAATTAAACAGGATTGATGGACTTGATTTTGATATAGTAGTACATACTAATGTAACTCGAGATCATTTGGATTTACATAATGATTTTGAAGATTATTTGTTAACTAAAAAAAGATTATTTCAACAATGCTCAGAGGAGAAGTTTGCTTTAATAAATATAGATGATGAATATAGTGAAGATATTAGAAGAGAAATTCCACCTTATGTTATTACTTATGGATTTAGTCAGGAATCTGATGTGAGAGCTATCAATCTTAAGTACGATAATACAGGTAGTCATTTTACAGTTGTCGTCCAACAGGAATTAACAACTATAAGTGGGAACAAGATTCAACCGCAACGATTTAAGATTAGGTTAGGTTTATTAGGTAAGCATAATGTATATAATGGATTAGCAACTATTATTATCGGATTACTATATGATTTAGATATTGAAAATATTCAAGAAGGCTTGAGTAAGTTCAAGCCTTTTTTTAGAAGATTAGAAGTTATTTATAATAAGGAATTTACTGTAATAGATGATTGTGCTCATAACCCAGGTAATTATCAAGCTGTATTTAACACAATTAAGGATTTAGATTATAATAATTTATATATTATTAATTCAATTCGTGGTAATCGTGGTTTAACAGTTAATAAAGAGAATGCAGAGATTATTAGTAAGCATATTCCAGGATTAAATGTAACAGAATTATATATAACTAGTTGTGAAAAATTAGTCAATCAATATGATATTGTCTCTTCACAAGAACGTGATTTATTTATTAGTACATTACAAAATAATAATATTGACTTAAGATATTTTAATAGGTTAAAGCCATGTCTTTATGAAACAGTAAATAAAGTTGATAATGGTGATTTAATAGTATTATTAGGAGCTCATGCTATGGATACCGCTTCAGAGATCACATTGAATATGATTAGCCAAATAGATTAA
- a CDS encoding PadR family transcriptional regulator, translated as MGEYKGKLNRQFPAKISTTAFTSIYILHLLKGNKKMYGQRILDTINDQMDARWKPSRGMVYPLLREMEEEEYVESWWSEPDKRSIRYYRLTEKGGDHLEKMKIKYKSSFREARKIIETAIDEIYQGNI; from the coding sequence ATGGGAGAATACAAAGGTAAATTAAATCGTCAATTTCCAGCTAAGATAAGTACAACAGCTTTTACTTCAATTTATATTTTACATTTACTGAAAGGAAACAAAAAAATGTATGGTCAAAGAATCTTGGACACTATTAATGACCAGATGGATGCACGATGGAAGCCGTCTAGAGGTATGGTCTATCCATTATTACGAGAGATGGAAGAAGAGGAATATGTTGAAAGCTGGTGGTCTGAACCAGATAAACGATCAATTAGATACTATAGATTAACTGAAAAAGGTGGAGACCATTTAGAAAAAATGAAAATTAAATATAAAAGTTCATTTAGAGAAGCAAGAAAGATTATTGAAACTGCTATTGATGAAATTTATCAGGGTAATATTTGA